One segment of Leptodactylus fuscus isolate aLepFus1 chromosome 7, aLepFus1.hap2, whole genome shotgun sequence DNA contains the following:
- the LOC142213425 gene encoding LOW QUALITY PROTEIN: high affinity immunoglobulin gamma Fc receptor I-like (The sequence of the model RefSeq protein was modified relative to this genomic sequence to represent the inferred CDS: inserted 1 base in 1 codon) codes for MVTEKYKDYIISDNSSSVLFIGLVLLQEGAAIRPVVTFTPDYKKIFTSEQITMTCDVGSTIGEGMDYIWYKDSEQVYNGKSYIIQKAETSDSGSYQCQTRPGEISDPARLEVIHGWLILQTPLYVYEGDEIYIRCHHRPGYKGGRTIFYKDNRIIRDWEDNAEYYIRDVNRTTAGTYRCIKDVSYLLVLRSQNEDEVSVFVEDLFTPPTISVTPQPVITTDKMNLTCQTSLPPPPRHNTQLRIAFYREGGIVQGFGVSDTYEVYNVQLEDSGKYSCEVETTDGRVRKRSAERIIQIGEIFSHPIITVTNNVVTEGDPMTLTCDTTLSPYRPTTRLEFAFYRDGRKVQDSSPSNKYEVQSAQLEDSGNYTCELETTDGRVRKRSAERIIQIRELFSPPVLKVSPEFVHDGDNIILTCDTNLTEPRRSTELQYVFYRDGRXVQGFSSDNKYEVQFIQEEHSGTYTCEIQTPNSKIKKRSQNLHVQEIAKSITLATNLNSPTVTVPEEGCFNCKIRGTLQLVVLFSS; via the exons GAGCCGCCATCAGACCTGTGGTGACCTTCACTCCAGACTACAAGAAGATCTTTACATCAGAGCAGATAACAATGACCTGTGATGTGGGATCTACTATAGGAGAGGGGATGGATTATATATGGTACAAAGACAGCGAGCAAGTATACAATGGAAAATCCTATATAATACAGAAGGCTGAAACATCAGACAGTGGAAGTTACCAATGTCAGACCAGACCTGGAGAAATAAGTGACCCCGCTAGACTGGAGGTTATTCATG gttggctcatcctgcagacccCTCTATATGTCTATGAAGGAGATGAGATATATATAAGATGTCACCACCGTCCTGGATACAAAGGAGGACGGACAatattttacaaagataacagaatCATTAGAGACTGGGAAGATAATGCAGAATATTATATTAGAGATGTAAACAGGACGACTGCCGGGACATACAGATGTATAAAAGATGTCAGTTATCTTCTTGTATTGCGCTCCCAAAATGAAGATGAAGTTTCTGTATTCGTTGAAG ATCTGTTCACGCCTCCAACAATATCAGTGACCCCACAACCAGTTATTACTACAGATAAGATGAACCTGACATGTCAGAcaagtctccctcctcctcccagacacaatacacaactgcggattgctttctacagagaaggagggattgttcagggatttggtgtcagtgatacctatgaagtctacaatgtccagttggaggattctgggaaatattcatgtgaggtggaaactacagatggcagagtaaggaagagaagtgcagagaGAATAATCCAGATAGGAG AGATCTTCTCACATCCAATCATTACTGTGACCAACAATGTAGTGACTGAAGGAGATCCCATGACCCTGACATGTGACACGACTCTTAGTCCATACAGACCGACCACAAGACTGGAGTTTGCTTTCTATAGAGATGGACGGAAGGTTCAGGATTCTTCTCCATCTAATAAATATGAGGTTCAGTCTGctcagctggaggattctgggaattaTACATGTGAGCTGGAAACTACAGATGGCAGAGTaaggaagagaagtgcagagaGAATAATCCAGATAAGAG AGCTTTTCTCTCCTCCAGTGCTGAAGGTATCTCCAGAGTTTGTCCATGATGGTGATAACATAATCCTAACATGTGACACAAATCTTACCGAACCTAGACGgagtacagagctgcagtatgtCTTCTAcagagatggga aagttcagGGGTTCAGCTCTGATAATAAATATGAGGTTCAGTTCATTCAGGAGGAACATTCTGGGACATATACATGTGAGATACAGACACCGAACAGCAAGATAAAGAAGAGGAGTCAGAACCTTCATGTACAAG AAATTGCTAAATCCATTACATTGGCTACAAACCTCAACTCCCCCACTGTCACAGTTCCTGAAGAAGGTTGTTTTAATTGCAAGATTCGAGGAACTCTCCAGCTGGTCGTCTTATTCTCATCATAA